The Helicobacter pylori genome includes a window with the following:
- a CDS encoding DUF1104 domain-containing protein gives MKKALKILSVSALLFVALNAKDFSKTSDEDLAKMAGIVAPQDIVDYKKELRMRMKKMPEDKREAFHKQLHEYAVKNTDNMTVADFEAHQKAVKEALKKSNMKDMDDDDLGLRSCKHGKMHKHHKHHKHDGQNKAKGHGKEQGKKDHDHDDHGENEK, from the coding sequence ATGAAAAAAGCGTTGAAAATACTTTCTGTTAGCGCGTTGCTATTTGTGGCTTTAAACGCCAAGGATTTCAGCAAAACAAGCGATGAAGATTTGGCTAAAATGGCTGGTATTGTCGCTCCGCAGGATATTGTGGATTATAAAAAAGAGTTGAGAATGCGCATGAAAAAAATGCCTGAAGACAAAAGAGAAGCGTTCCATAAGCAGTTGCATGAATACGCGGTTAAAAACACAGACAACATGACCGTGGCGGATTTTGAAGCGCACCAAAAAGCCGTTAAAGAAGCGCTTAAAAAAAGCAACATGAAGGACATGGATGATGATGATTTGGGGTTGAGATCATGCAAGCATGGGAAAATGCACAAACACCACAAACACCACAAACACGATGGTCAAAATAAAGCAAAAGGGCATGGTAAAGAACAAGGCAAAAAAGATCACGATCATGATGATCATGGCGAAAATGAGAAATAA
- a CDS encoding DUF1104 domain-containing protein — MRRSLAFCLMVALGLQVLGARDFSQLKNEELLKLAGTLPSNEAIDYRMEVSKRLKALNAEDTKKFRANFSRIARKNLSKMSEEDFKKMREEVRKELEEKTKGLSDEEIKAKGLNVSVCSGDTRKVWCRAVKKKDEHCSPK; from the coding sequence ATGAGAAGGAGTTTGGCTTTTTGCCTGATGGTTGCACTTGGATTACAGGTTTTAGGCGCTAGGGATTTTTCGCAACTCAAAAACGAGGAACTTTTAAAATTAGCAGGCACTCTGCCTTCTAATGAAGCGATTGATTATCGCATGGAAGTGTCTAAACGCCTTAAAGCTTTAAACGCTGAGGACACTAAGAAATTCCGTGCGAATTTCAGCCGGATCGCTAGGAAGAATCTTTCCAAAATGAGTGAAGAGGATTTCAAAAAAATGCGTGAAGAGGTGCGTAAAGAATTAGAAGAAAAAACCAAAGGTTTGAGCGATGAAGAAATCAAGGCAAAAGGGCTTAATGTGAGCGTTTGCAGCGGCGATACGAGAAAAGTTTGGTGTAGGGCTGTTAAGAAAAAAGACGAACATTGCTCTCCTAAGTGA
- a CDS encoding DNA polymerase III subunit gamma/tau, which translates to MQVLALKYRPKHFSELVGQESVAKTLSLALNNQRLANAYLFSGLRGSGKTSSSRIFARALMCEEGPKAVPCDTCIQCQSALNNHHIDIIEMDGASNRGIDDVRNLIEQTRYKPSFGRYKIFIIDEVHMFTTEAFNALLKTLEEPPSHVKFLLATTDALKLPATILSRTQHFRFKKIPENSVISHLKTILEKEQVSYETSALEKLAHSGQGSLRDTITLLEQAINYCDNAITESKVAAMLGAIDRSVLEDFFQSLINQDEARLQERYAILENYETESVLEEMMLFLKAKLLSPDTYSILLIERFFKIIMSSLSLLKEGANASFVLLLLKMKFKEALKLKALDDAILELEQTKESAFQPLNQNANAPKQEPKSAEKREKPEKKENAETPQTPMLSAKDRIFHNLFKQVQTLVYERNYELGAVFEKNIRFIDFDSQTKTLTWESLATDKDKELLRERFKIVKGIVDSVFGKGENIKIALKNHSENKSAREETKEIKDFKISSLREKILPQPTTETTAEMKEKETKEAVKKEIQKKEIQENDTKEVQEAQPKQAPTALQEFMANHSNLIEEIKSEFEIKSVELL; encoded by the coding sequence ATGCAAGTTTTAGCGTTAAAATACCGACCCAAACATTTTAGCGAGCTAGTCGGTCAAGAGAGCGTGGCTAAAACGCTTTCTTTAGCCCTAAATAACCAGCGTTTGGCTAACGCTTATTTATTCAGCGGGTTAAGAGGTTCGGGTAAAACCAGCTCTTCTAGGATTTTTGCTAGGGCTTTAATGTGTGAAGAGGGGCCAAAAGCCGTGCCTTGCGATACTTGCATCCAGTGCCAGAGTGCTTTAAACAACCACCATATAGATATTATAGAAATGGACGGAGCGTCTAATAGGGGGATTGATGATGTCCGTAACCTCATAGAGCAAACGCGCTACAAACCAAGCTTTGGGCGCTATAAAATCTTTATCATTGATGAAGTGCATATGTTCACCACCGAAGCGTTTAACGCGCTTTTAAAGACTTTAGAAGAGCCTCCTAGCCATGTGAAATTCCTTTTAGCGACAACGGACGCCTTGAAATTGCCCGCTACCATACTCAGCCGCACCCAACATTTCAGGTTTAAAAAAATCCCTGAAAATTCCGTTATTTCTCATTTAAAAACCATTTTAGAAAAAGAACAGGTGAGCTATGAAACAAGCGCGTTAGAAAAACTGGCCCACAGCGGGCAAGGGAGCTTGAGGGATACGATCACTCTTTTAGAGCAAGCCATCAATTATTGTGATAACGCTATCACAGAAAGCAAAGTGGCTGCAATGTTAGGAGCGATTGATCGGAGCGTTTTAGAAGATTTTTTTCAAAGCCTAATCAACCAAGATGAAGCGCGATTGCAAGAGCGTTATGCCATTTTAGAAAATTATGAAACCGAGAGCGTTTTAGAAGAAATGATGCTTTTTTTGAAAGCGAAATTATTAAGCCCTGATACTTATTCCATTCTTTTGATAGAGCGCTTTTTTAAAATCATTATGAGTAGTTTGAGCCTTTTAAAAGAAGGGGCAAATGCTAGTTTTGTGCTGTTGTTATTGAAAATGAAATTCAAAGAAGCTTTGAAACTCAAAGCCCTAGACGATGCGATTTTGGAATTAGAGCAAACCAAAGAAAGCGCTTTTCAGCCCTTAAATCAAAACGCTAACGCTCCCAAACAAGAACCCAAAAGTGCAGAGAAAAGAGAAAAGCCAGAAAAAAAAGAGAACGCAGAAACCCCGCAAACTCCCATGCTTTCAGCTAAAGATCGCATTTTTCACAACCTTTTCAAACAAGTTCAAACATTGGTTTATGAGCGCAATTACGAATTGGGGGCGGTGTTTGAAAAAAATATCCGTTTCATTGATTTTGACAGCCAGACTAAAACCTTGACTTGGGAGTCTTTAGCCACTGATAAGGATAAGGAGCTTTTAAGAGAACGATTTAAAATCGTGAAAGGTATCGTTGATAGCGTTTTTGGCAAGGGTGAAAATATCAAAATCGCTTTAAAAAATCATTCAGAAAATAAAAGCGCTAGAGAAGAAACTAAAGAGATTAAAGATTTTAAAATCTCTTCTTTAAGGGAAAAAATCTTACCCCAACCAACCACCGAAACGACGGCTGAAATGAAAGAAAAAGAAACTAAAGAAGCGGTTAAAAAAGAGATTCAAAAAAAAGAGATTCAAGAAAACGACACTAAAGAGGTTCAAGAAGCCCAACCAAAACAAGCCCCTACAGCCTTGCAAGAATTTATGGCTAACCATTCTAACCTCATTGAAGAGATTAAGAGTGAGTTTGAAATCAAAAGCGTGGAATTGTTATGA
- the tsaE gene encoding tRNA (adenosine(37)-N6)-threonylcarbamoyltransferase complex ATPase subunit type 1 TsaE, whose amino-acid sequence MRANLDELDKVAAAILKDDFKGVVLLKGVVGSGKTTLVQACLKHLGLDIQATSPTFSLMHAYSESVFHYDFYMRDLEACLELGMLECLLEKGIHFVEWGDEKLEKILKKYDLAIKVVEIKTELTSRFYTIKIA is encoded by the coding sequence ATGAGAGCGAATTTAGATGAGTTGGACAAAGTGGCGGCTGCAATTTTAAAAGATGATTTTAAGGGGGTGGTGCTTTTAAAAGGCGTTGTGGGGAGCGGTAAAACGACTTTAGTTCAAGCGTGCTTGAAACACTTGGGTTTAGACATTCAAGCGACTTCGCCCACCTTTAGCTTGATGCATGCTTATAGCGAGAGCGTGTTCCATTATGATTTTTACATGCGCGATTTAGAGGCTTGCTTGGAGCTTGGCATGTTAGAGTGTTTGTTAGAAAAGGGGATTCATTTTGTGGAATGGGGCGATGAAAAATTAGAAAAAATTTTAAAAAAATACGATTTAGCTATTAAGGTTGTGGAAATTAAAACCGAATTAACCAGCCGTTTTTATACAATAAAGATCGCTTAA
- a CDS encoding LysE family transporter: MFVVFIEGFGLAISLCAAVGAQSLFIIERGMARNYVFLICALCFMCDIVLMSMGVFGVGAYFAKNLYLSLFLNLFGAVFTGFYAFLALKTLFQTFKKKQVQTPKKLSLKKTLLFTLGVTLLNPQVYLEMVFLIGASALSFDLVQKFVFLAGTLSAALSWLLLLCTLSLRYGSKLLNNQKIFMGVNLFVTAIMGTLSVTLFRDFLALLSKT, from the coding sequence ATGTTTGTGGTTTTTATAGAAGGTTTTGGTTTAGCGATTTCTTTGTGCGCGGCGGTGGGGGCGCAATCCTTATTTATTATAGAGCGAGGGATGGCTAGGAATTATGTGTTTTTGATTTGCGCTCTGTGTTTTATGTGCGATATTGTGTTAATGAGCATGGGCGTGTTTGGCGTGGGGGCTTATTTTGCTAAAAATCTTTATTTGAGTTTGTTTTTGAATTTATTTGGGGCAGTTTTTACCGGATTTTACGCTTTTTTAGCTTTAAAAACCCTTTTTCAAACCTTTAAAAAAAAGCAAGTCCAAACCCCTAAAAAATTATCCTTAAAAAAGACCTTATTATTCACTTTAGGCGTTACCTTACTCAACCCTCAAGTGTATTTGGAAATGGTGTTTTTGATTGGCGCGAGCGCTTTGTCTTTTGATTTAGTGCAAAAATTTGTCTTTTTAGCCGGCACTTTATCGGCGGCTCTTTCTTGGCTTTTATTGTTATGCACCCTATCTTTACGCTATGGCTCTAAACTTTTAAACAACCAAAAAATTTTTATGGGGGTGAATCTCTTTGTAACCGCTATCATGGGAACGCTCAGCGTTACTTTATTTAGGGATTTTTTAGCGCTGTTGAGTAAAACCTAA